A genomic stretch from Gardnerella leopoldii includes:
- a CDS encoding helix-turn-helix domain-containing protein, which produces MDEKNTPQFAQDSSAASSIMSEENYEDKLAGNSLLSSDFLSILASVQAAEKHAEDSNIANSLENQQLNKTQVNAVSNDQESSSKAKQSKAEQENEEKHKHHLWHRLSSNQSRLSHSSQSSENTKGNNSPSFTPLPSAQKSTSSEPLRIFDNRDGQVFDAAMRLQLHSIIATCLMNGIADARIDAFMHLLQWSDSPKVIVIAGTFGTAIKPDDGPNRKPAPDIPPDNTDTLRRNIWPQLSSCNAYDAIVERTQSSALQRITGAWQKTQALISASTKNSSTFAAPSHIILLAVRENPSDQALEKLCKVFENSHKTICVSSMVEGVEQISSALTATLAAIAVAPAVKHLPQIIHTDDLLPERALIGDATAFDTLYNKVYQSLAPYSHDDPTLETIDMFLRFGGALDQTAHELNVHPNTVRYRLRKVAQTTGWDATDPRAAYVLQTAITIGRIRDSH; this is translated from the coding sequence ATGGACGAGAAGAATACACCTCAGTTTGCGCAAGATAGCAGCGCTGCTTCTTCTATTATGTCCGAAGAAAATTATGAAGATAAACTTGCAGGAAACAGCTTACTTAGTAGCGATTTTCTTTCGATATTAGCAAGCGTACAGGCAGCAGAAAAGCACGCGGAAGATTCTAATATTGCCAATTCTCTTGAAAATCAACAGTTAAACAAAACGCAAGTAAACGCTGTATCAAATGATCAAGAAAGCTCTTCTAAAGCAAAGCAATCTAAAGCAGAGCAAGAAAACGAAGAAAAGCACAAGCACCACTTGTGGCATCGTCTTTCATCAAATCAAAGTCGTTTGAGTCATTCAAGTCAATCTTCTGAAAATACTAAAGGTAATAATTCACCGAGTTTTACTCCATTGCCCAGCGCGCAAAAATCAACTAGCTCGGAACCGCTTAGAATTTTCGACAATCGTGATGGCCAAGTTTTTGACGCGGCGATGCGCTTGCAATTACACTCGATTATTGCCACGTGCTTAATGAATGGTATTGCAGATGCTCGTATTGACGCTTTCATGCATTTGCTTCAATGGTCAGATTCGCCAAAAGTTATTGTTATTGCAGGAACTTTCGGCACTGCAATTAAGCCAGATGACGGACCAAATCGCAAGCCAGCACCAGATATTCCACCTGATAACACTGACACTTTGCGCCGAAATATTTGGCCACAGCTTAGCAGTTGCAATGCATATGATGCAATAGTTGAGCGCACACAAAGTAGTGCTTTGCAGCGCATTACGGGAGCTTGGCAAAAAACGCAAGCACTGATATCAGCATCTACGAAAAATTCTTCTACTTTTGCAGCACCTTCTCATATTATTCTGCTTGCTGTACGCGAAAATCCTAGCGATCAAGCTTTAGAGAAGCTGTGCAAAGTTTTTGAGAATTCTCATAAGACGATTTGTGTTAGTAGCATGGTTGAAGGCGTTGAGCAGATTTCTTCCGCTCTTACTGCTACTCTTGCCGCGATTGCTGTTGCTCCAGCAGTAAAGCATTTGCCGCAAATCATTCACACGGATGATTTGCTTCCAGAGCGAGCGCTCATTGGCGATGCCACAGCTTTTGATACTCTTTACAACAAGGTGTATCAAAGTTTGGCTCCTTACAGTCATGACGATCCGACTTTGGAAACTATTGACATGTTCTTGCGCTTTGGTGGAGCTCTTGACCAAACAGCACACGAACTTAATGTGCATCCGAATACTGTTCGTTACCGTTTACGTAAAGTTGCGCAAACTACAGGATGGGATGCTACGGATCCGCGCGCCGCTTATGTGCTGCAAACAGCTATAACAATTGGTAGAATTCGCGATTCACATTAA